Proteins from a genomic interval of Molothrus ater isolate BHLD 08-10-18 breed brown headed cowbird chromosome 10, BPBGC_Mater_1.1, whole genome shotgun sequence:
- the PRKCI gene encoding protein kinase C iota type isoform X1, producing MPTQRDGGAGSTMSAPGGLGGSLGGDSAHQVRVKAYYKGDIMITYFEPSISFEGLCSEVRDMCSFDNEQLFTMKWIDEEGDPCTVSSQLELEEAFRLYELNKDSELLIHVFPCVPERPGMPCPGEDKSIYRRGARRWRKLYCANGHTFQAKRFNRRAHCAICTDRIWGLGRQGYKCINCKLLVHKKCHKLVNIECGRHTLQPEPIMPMDPSSVHSDSVETVIPYNPSSHESLDHVGEEKEAMSIRESGKASSSLGLQDFDLLRVIGRGSYAKVLLVRLKKTERIYAMKVVKKELVNDDEDIDWVQTEKHVFEQASNHPFLVGLHSCFQTESRLFFVIEYVNGGDLMFHMQRQRKLPEEHARFYSAEISLALNYLHERGIIYRDLKLDNVLLDSEGHIKLTDYGMCKEGLRPGDTTSTFCGTPNYIAPEILRGEDYGFSVDWWALGVLMFEMMAGRSPFDIVGSSDNPDQNTEDYLFQVILEKQIRIPRSLSVKAAGVLKSFLNKDPKERLGCHPQTGFADIQGHPFFRNVDWDLMEQKQVVPPFKPNISGEFGLDNFDSQFTNEPVQLTPDDDDIVKKIDQSEFEGFEYINPLLMSAEECV from the exons ggACATCATGATAACCTATTTTGAGCCTTCCATCTCCTTTGAGGGCCTGTGCAGTGAAGTTCGAGACATGTGCTCCTTTGACAACGAGCAGCTTTTCACCATGAAGTGGATTGATGAGGAAG GAGATCCATGTACTGTTTCCTCTCAGCTGGAGTTAGAAGAGGCCTTTAGGTTGTATGAACTAAACAAGGATTCAGAGCTTCTGATCCATG TGTTTCCTTGTGTCCCAGAGAGGCCTGGCATGCCTTGTCCAGGAGAAGATA AGTCCATTTATCGCCGAGGCGCCCGCCGGTGGCGAAAGCTCTATTGTGCAAATGGTCACACTTTCCAAGCCAAACGATTTAACAGG AGAGCTCACTGTGCCATCTGCACTGACCGGATTTGGGGCCTGGGGCGCCAGGGCTACAAGTGCATCAACTGCAAACTCCTCGTTCACAAGAAGTGTCACAAACTTGTCAACATTGAATGTGGCCGACACACACTACAGCCA GAACCAATAATGCCTATGGATCCATCATCAGTGCATTCAGATAGTGTAGAAACAG TGATACCATACAATCCCTCAAGTCATGAGAGCCTGGACCACGTTGGTGAAGAAAAAGAG GCAATGAGCATTAGGGAAAGTGGCAAAGCTTCCTCCAGTCTGGGCCTGCAGGATTTTGATTTGCTCCGGGTCATTGGAAGGGGCAGCTATGCCAAAGTGCTGCTGGTGCGGCTGAAGAAAACCGAGCGCATTTATGCCATGAAGGTGGTGAAGAAAGAGCTCGTCAACGATGATGAG GATATTGATTGGGTTCAGACAGAGAAACACGTCTTCGAACAGGCCTCAAATCATCCCTTTCTGGTCGGACTGCACTCTTGCTTCCAGACAGAAAGCAG GTTATTCTTTGTTATAGAGTATGTCAATGGAGGAGATCTGATGTTCCATatgcagaggcagaggaagctGCCAGAGGAACATGCCAG GTTTTATTCTGCTGAAATCAGTCTAGCACTGAACTATTTACATGAGCGAGGGATAATCTACAGGGATTTAAAACTGGATAATGTGCTCTTAGATTCTGAAGGGCATATTAAACTCACAGATTATGGCATGTGCAAG GAGGGCCTGAGGCCTGGTGACACAACCAGCACATTCTGTGGGACTCCAAACTATATTGCACCTGAAATTCTCCGGGGAGAGGATTACG GCTTCAGCGTGGACTGGTGGGCCCTTGGTGTGCTGATGTTTGAGATGATGGCGGGCCGGTCACCATTTGACATCGTCGGGAGTTCTGATAACCCTGACCAGAACACAGAGGATTATCTCTTCCAAG TGATTTTGGAAAAACAGATCCGAATTCCACGATCCCTCTCTGTGAAAGCAGCAGGTGTTCTAAAGAGTTTCCTTAACAAG GATCCAAAGGAACGCTTGGGCTGCCATCCTCAGACAGGGTTTGCAGATATCCAGGGCCATCCCTTCTTCCGCAACGTTGACTGGGATCTG ATGGAGCAAAAGCAAGTGGTGCCTCCATTTAAACCAAATATATCTGGAGAATTTGGTCTGGATAACTTTGATTCCCAATTCACCAATGAACCTGTGCAGCTCACTCCAGATGATGA TGATATTGTGAAGAAGATTGACCAGTCTGAATTTGAAGGCTTTGAATACATAAATCCTCTTTTGATGTCAGCTGAGGAATGTGTCTGA
- the PRKCI gene encoding protein kinase C iota type isoform X2 → MCFLVSQRGLACLVQEKIRAHCAICTDRIWGLGRQGYKCINCKLLVHKKCHKLVNIECGRHTLQPEPIMPMDPSSVHSDSVETVIPYNPSSHESLDHVGEEKEAMSIRESGKASSSLGLQDFDLLRVIGRGSYAKVLLVRLKKTERIYAMKVVKKELVNDDEDIDWVQTEKHVFEQASNHPFLVGLHSCFQTESRLFFVIEYVNGGDLMFHMQRQRKLPEEHARFYSAEISLALNYLHERGIIYRDLKLDNVLLDSEGHIKLTDYGMCKEGLRPGDTTSTFCGTPNYIAPEILRGEDYGFSVDWWALGVLMFEMMAGRSPFDIVGSSDNPDQNTEDYLFQVILEKQIRIPRSLSVKAAGVLKSFLNKDPKERLGCHPQTGFADIQGHPFFRNVDWDLMEQKQVVPPFKPNISGEFGLDNFDSQFTNEPVQLTPDDDDIVKKIDQSEFEGFEYINPLLMSAEECV, encoded by the exons ATG TGTTTCCTTGTGTCCCAGAGAGGCCTGGCATGCCTTGTCCAGGAGAAGATA AGAGCTCACTGTGCCATCTGCACTGACCGGATTTGGGGCCTGGGGCGCCAGGGCTACAAGTGCATCAACTGCAAACTCCTCGTTCACAAGAAGTGTCACAAACTTGTCAACATTGAATGTGGCCGACACACACTACAGCCA GAACCAATAATGCCTATGGATCCATCATCAGTGCATTCAGATAGTGTAGAAACAG TGATACCATACAATCCCTCAAGTCATGAGAGCCTGGACCACGTTGGTGAAGAAAAAGAG GCAATGAGCATTAGGGAAAGTGGCAAAGCTTCCTCCAGTCTGGGCCTGCAGGATTTTGATTTGCTCCGGGTCATTGGAAGGGGCAGCTATGCCAAAGTGCTGCTGGTGCGGCTGAAGAAAACCGAGCGCATTTATGCCATGAAGGTGGTGAAGAAAGAGCTCGTCAACGATGATGAG GATATTGATTGGGTTCAGACAGAGAAACACGTCTTCGAACAGGCCTCAAATCATCCCTTTCTGGTCGGACTGCACTCTTGCTTCCAGACAGAAAGCAG GTTATTCTTTGTTATAGAGTATGTCAATGGAGGAGATCTGATGTTCCATatgcagaggcagaggaagctGCCAGAGGAACATGCCAG GTTTTATTCTGCTGAAATCAGTCTAGCACTGAACTATTTACATGAGCGAGGGATAATCTACAGGGATTTAAAACTGGATAATGTGCTCTTAGATTCTGAAGGGCATATTAAACTCACAGATTATGGCATGTGCAAG GAGGGCCTGAGGCCTGGTGACACAACCAGCACATTCTGTGGGACTCCAAACTATATTGCACCTGAAATTCTCCGGGGAGAGGATTACG GCTTCAGCGTGGACTGGTGGGCCCTTGGTGTGCTGATGTTTGAGATGATGGCGGGCCGGTCACCATTTGACATCGTCGGGAGTTCTGATAACCCTGACCAGAACACAGAGGATTATCTCTTCCAAG TGATTTTGGAAAAACAGATCCGAATTCCACGATCCCTCTCTGTGAAAGCAGCAGGTGTTCTAAAGAGTTTCCTTAACAAG GATCCAAAGGAACGCTTGGGCTGCCATCCTCAGACAGGGTTTGCAGATATCCAGGGCCATCCCTTCTTCCGCAACGTTGACTGGGATCTG ATGGAGCAAAAGCAAGTGGTGCCTCCATTTAAACCAAATATATCTGGAGAATTTGGTCTGGATAACTTTGATTCCCAATTCACCAATGAACCTGTGCAGCTCACTCCAGATGATGA TGATATTGTGAAGAAGATTGACCAGTCTGAATTTGAAGGCTTTGAATACATAAATCCTCTTTTGATGTCAGCTGAGGAATGTGTCTGA